A stretch of Gossypium hirsutum isolate 1008001.06 chromosome A06, Gossypium_hirsutum_v2.1, whole genome shotgun sequence DNA encodes these proteins:
- the LOC107963433 gene encoding cysteine proteinase inhibitor 1 encodes MQQIFCFLILLLSILFLPIIFSDARKDALDGGWTPIKDIKDPHVTEIAKFAVDEYNKQSKVSLKLDEVVKGETQVVSGINYKLVLKAKDGSAVNTYEAVVWEKAWLHFRNLTSFTLVMD; translated from the coding sequence ATGCAGCAAATTTTTTGCTTCTTGATCCTCTTGCTATCCATCCTTTTCCTTCCCATCATTTTCTCCGATGCCAGAAAGGATGCTCTCGATGGAGGATGGACGCCAATCAAGGACATTAAGGACCCACACGTGACGGAAATAGCAAAATTCGCTGTTGACGAGTATAACAAGCAGTCAAAAGTGAGTTTAAAGTTGGATGAGGTGGTGAAAGGCGAGACTCAAGTAGTCTCTGGGATAAATTATAAACTGGTCTTGAAGGCAAAGGACGGAAGCGCTGTTAATACATACGAGGCTGTGGTGTGGGAGAAGGCGTGGCTGCATTTTAGAAATCTTACCTCCTTTACCCTCGTCATGGATtag
- the LOC107963097 gene encoding cysteine proteinase inhibitor 5 has translation MQSLKPYNTISQKDALTGGWTPIKNIKDPHVTEIAEFAIDEYNKQSKGNLKLEEVVKGKTQVVSGINYTLVLQVKDETVDNSYEAVVWEKAWLKFRKLTSFTLVKG, from the exons ATGCAGTCATTGAAACCTTACAACACCATATCACA AAAAGACGCTCTCACCGGAGGATGGACGCCGATCAAGAACATCAAGGACCCACACGTGACTGAGATCGCGGAATTTGCCATCGATGAGTATAATAAGCAGTCAAAGGGGAATTTGAAGTTGGAGGAGGTGGTGAAAGGTAAGACTCAGGTGGTCTCCGGGATCAATTATACGCTGGTTCTACAAGTAAAGGACGAAACTGTTGATAACTCATATGAGGCTGTGGTTTGGGAAAAGGCATGGTTGAAATTCAGGAAGCTTACCTCCTTTACCCTCGTCAAGGGTtag
- the LOC107963434 gene encoding cysteine proteinase inhibitor 1, with amino-acid sequence MQQNSRFVLLSLSLLFLPFIFSNAEKGHLFGGWTPIKDIKDPHVMEIAEFAVDEYNKQSNSSLILQKVVKGETQVVAGINYRLVLKAKNGSMAKKYQAVVWEKSWLNFRNLTSFTLVKG; translated from the coding sequence ATGCAGCAAAATTCACGTTTCGTGCTCCTCTCGCTATCCCTCCTTTTCCTTCCATTCATTTTCTCCAACGCCGAAAAGGGCCATCTTTTCGGAGGATGGACACCGATCAAGGACATCAAGGACCCTCACGTGATGGAGATTGCAGAATTTGCCGTCGATGAGTATAACAAGCAGTCAAACTCGAGTTTAATTTTGCAGAAGGTGGTGAAAGGTGAAACCCAGGTGGTGGCCGGGATTAACTATCGGCTGGTTTTGAAGGCAAAGAATGGAAGCATGGCTAAGAAATACCAGGCTGTGGTGTGGGAGAAGTCGTGGCTGAATTTCAGAAATCTTACCTCCTTTACTCTCGTCAAGGGTTAG